One part of the Streptomyces ferrugineus genome encodes these proteins:
- a CDS encoding class I SAM-dependent DNA methyltransferase has translation MATLWELMQDCIPDDHARQVTSRYYVDEVMAAPGAPGLVVDLGCGRGTSAALFRKHAPEVRWVGVDIRDSPEAAQRTPGGDPVIHYDGVHLPLGSDSLPLVYSHQVFEHVARPRELLAEVARVLAPGGHFIGSTSQFEPYHSFSLWNYTPYGFRTLVEDAGLALEEIRPSLDGVALIMRSYLGRPPEYSRYWDEQSPLNTEIDQWAKTGRRRTALVNLRKLTYCGQFAFKVGKPVPDHKTRRAAG, from the coding sequence ATGGCAACCCTGTGGGAGCTGATGCAGGACTGCATCCCCGACGACCACGCCCGACAGGTCACCTCGCGCTACTACGTCGACGAGGTGATGGCCGCCCCGGGTGCGCCCGGCCTGGTCGTCGACCTGGGGTGCGGTCGCGGCACGTCGGCCGCGCTGTTCCGCAAGCACGCCCCCGAGGTGCGCTGGGTCGGCGTCGACATCCGTGACTCGCCGGAGGCCGCACAGCGCACCCCCGGCGGCGACCCGGTCATCCACTACGACGGCGTCCACCTCCCCCTCGGCTCGGACTCCCTCCCCCTCGTCTACTCCCACCAGGTCTTCGAACACGTCGCCCGCCCGCGCGAACTCCTCGCGGAAGTCGCCCGGGTGCTGGCGCCCGGCGGTCATTTCATCGGATCGACATCCCAGTTCGAGCCGTACCACTCCTTCAGCCTGTGGAACTACACGCCGTACGGCTTCCGGACGCTGGTCGAGGACGCCGGGTTGGCGTTGGAGGAGATCCGTCCGTCCCTCGACGGGGTGGCGCTGATCATGCGGAGCTATCTCGGCCGGCCGCCGGAGTACAGCCGCTACTGGGACGAACAGTCCCCGCTCAACACCGAGATCGACCAGTGGGCGAAGACCGGCCGGCGCAGAACGGCCCTGGTGAACCTGCGGAAGCTGACGTACTGCGGCCAGTTCGCGTTCAAGGTCGGCAAACCGGTGCCAGATCACAAAACTCGGCGCGCCGCAGGATGA
- a CDS encoding DMT family transporter: MTPLVTAAVLLAAVTHASWNAIAHKITDKLVGFTLIAGGGVLIGLILMPFGEVPASGAWPYLLASGVVHIVYFALLMKSFRLGDFGQAYPIARGTAPLVVALLAAVFAHEVPDGWVAAGIAVSCAGLTGVALWGLRGHRPNWKAIGAALATGLSIAAYTVLDGLGVRASGSPLGYIAWLMVIEGVVIPLYAVRRWRGDTLTVLRPFARLGLLGAALSVAAYALVLWAQTKAELAPIAALRESSIIVGAAIGAVLFKERFGAGRIAAAALLVVGIGLMLHAG; this comes from the coding sequence GTGACGCCGCTGGTCACGGCCGCCGTCCTGCTTGCCGCCGTCACGCACGCCAGCTGGAACGCCATCGCCCACAAGATCACCGACAAGCTGGTCGGGTTCACGCTCATCGCGGGCGGCGGGGTGCTGATCGGGCTGATACTGATGCCCTTCGGGGAGGTCCCGGCGTCGGGGGCGTGGCCGTATCTCCTCGCCTCCGGGGTCGTCCACATCGTGTACTTCGCGCTGCTGATGAAGTCCTTCCGGCTGGGCGACTTCGGGCAGGCCTATCCCATCGCGCGCGGCACCGCCCCGCTCGTGGTCGCCCTGCTGGCCGCCGTGTTCGCGCACGAGGTGCCGGACGGGTGGGTGGCCGCCGGAATCGCCGTGTCCTGCGCGGGCCTTACCGGCGTCGCGCTGTGGGGGCTGCGCGGGCACCGGCCCAACTGGAAGGCGATCGGCGCCGCGTTGGCGACCGGGCTGTCCATCGCGGCGTACACCGTCCTCGACGGTCTCGGCGTACGGGCCTCCGGGTCGCCCCTCGGGTACATCGCCTGGCTGATGGTGATCGAGGGCGTCGTCATTCCCCTCTACGCCGTCCGGCGCTGGCGCGGCGACACGCTCACCGTGCTGCGGCCGTTCGCCCGGCTGGGGTTGCTGGGTGCCGCGCTGTCCGTCGCCGCGTACGCGCTGGTGCTGTGGGCACAGACGAAGGCGGAGCTGGCGCCGATCGCGGCGCTGCGGGAGTCGTCCATCATCGTGGGGGCCGCGATCGGGGCGGTGCTCTTCAAGGAGCGCTTCGGGGCGGGCCGGATCGCGGCGGCGGCGTTGCTGGTCGTGGGCATCGGGCTGATGCTGCACGCGGGTTGA
- a CDS encoding YbaK/EbsC family protein, translated as MTTAATDAENEGFGAHPRFAEALSELGLDDLHIRIRRFPDATRTAAEAAAAIGCELSEICKSLIFAADGVPVLVLMDGASRVDVELVREALGAGKVTRAKADVVRETTGYAIGGVPPFGHRTRTRVLADRSLLEHDVVWAAAGNPHAVFPMAPKDLVAHAGATVVDVREQSSAS; from the coding sequence ATGACGACAGCCGCCACTGACGCCGAGAACGAGGGCTTCGGAGCCCACCCCCGTTTCGCCGAAGCCCTGAGTGAGCTGGGCCTCGACGACCTGCACATCCGGATCCGCCGGTTCCCGGACGCGACCCGGACCGCCGCCGAGGCCGCCGCCGCGATCGGGTGTGAGCTGAGTGAGATCTGCAAGTCACTGATCTTCGCCGCCGACGGGGTGCCGGTGCTGGTGTTGATGGACGGGGCCTCCCGGGTCGACGTGGAACTGGTCCGCGAGGCGCTCGGCGCCGGCAAGGTCACGCGGGCCAAGGCCGATGTCGTACGGGAGACCACCGGGTATGCCATCGGGGGCGTGCCGCCCTTCGGGCACCGTACGAGGACGCGGGTGCTCGCCGACCGTTCGCTGCTGGAGCACGACGTGGTGTGGGCGGCCGCGGGCAACCCGCACGCGGTGTTCCCCATGGCGCCGAAGGACCTCGTCGCCCACGCCGGCGCGACTGTCGTGGACGTGCGCGAGCAGTCGTCGGCTTCGTGA
- a CDS encoding organic hydroperoxide resistance protein produces MTDEGTAVDTRPTKIMYVAEATAHGGRDGYVTSQDGQIELKVSMPPELGGDGNGTNPEQLFAAGYSSCFHNALILVGNREGYDLTGSTVAAKVGIGPNKHRGYGLAVALSVSLPVLDPDIAAKLVDAAHEVCPYSNATRGNIDVTILLG; encoded by the coding sequence ATGACCGATGAAGGAACCGCCGTCGACACTCGCCCGACGAAGATCATGTATGTCGCCGAGGCCACCGCGCACGGCGGCCGGGACGGCTATGTCACCAGCCAGGACGGTCAGATCGAGCTGAAGGTCTCGATGCCGCCGGAGCTGGGCGGCGACGGCAACGGCACCAACCCCGAGCAGCTCTTCGCGGCCGGCTACAGCTCCTGCTTCCACAACGCGCTGATCCTGGTCGGCAACCGCGAGGGCTACGACCTCACCGGGTCCACGGTCGCCGCGAAGGTCGGCATCGGCCCCAACAAGCACCGCGGCTACGGCCTCGCGGTCGCCCTCAGCGTCTCGCTGCCGGTCCTGGACCCGGACATCGCGGCGAAGCTGGTGGACGCGGCGCACGAGGTGTGCCCGTACTCGAACGCGACGCGCGGCAACATCGACGTCACGATTCTGCTCGGCTGA
- a CDS encoding MarR family winged helix-turn-helix transcriptional regulator, whose amino-acid sequence MTNEETDGSLLLDQQLCFALYAAQRAVTAAYRPLLDELGLTYPQYLVLLVLWERGELPVKELAGALTLDYGTVSPLLKRLESAGLVRRERSAGDERSVLVACTGRAEELRERAARVPGALLAETGLQGPEVARLREELRRLAAQARAAADRGR is encoded by the coding sequence GTGACGAACGAGGAGACCGACGGCTCACTGCTGCTCGACCAGCAGCTCTGCTTCGCGCTGTACGCCGCCCAGCGCGCGGTGACGGCCGCGTACCGGCCGCTACTCGACGAGCTCGGCCTCACCTACCCGCAGTACCTCGTGCTGCTGGTCCTCTGGGAGCGCGGCGAGCTGCCGGTCAAGGAGCTGGCCGGGGCGCTGACGCTCGACTACGGCACGGTGTCGCCGCTGCTGAAGCGGCTGGAGTCGGCGGGGCTGGTGCGCCGGGAGCGGTCGGCGGGCGATGAGCGCTCGGTACTGGTCGCGTGCACGGGGCGGGCCGAGGAGCTGCGGGAGCGGGCGGCGCGGGTGCCCGGGGCGCTGCTCGCGGAGACCGGGCTCCAGGGGCCGGAGGTCGCCCGGCTGCGCGAGGAGCTGCGGCGGCTGGCGGCGCAGGCGCGGGCGGCGGCCGACCGCGGCCGCTGA
- a CDS encoding energy-coupling factor ABC transporter ATP-binding protein gives MDAVTASLEVSGLAFAYPDGHQALFGVDFSIARGERVALLGPNGAGKTTLVLHLNGILTGGTGTVKVAGLPVGKQHMAEVRRRVGIVFQDPDDQLFMPTVREDVAFGPAAAGLKGAELQERVDRALERVGMAEFKDRPPHHLSFGQRRRVAVATVLAMEPEILVLDEPSSNLDPASRRELADILRSLDVTVLMVTHDLPYALELCPRSLVLSEGVIAADGKTGELLADDELMRAHRLELPFGFDPRSVTMGA, from the coding sequence ATGGACGCTGTGACAGCTTCTCTGGAGGTCTCCGGCCTCGCCTTCGCCTACCCCGACGGCCACCAGGCCCTGTTCGGCGTGGACTTCTCCATCGCGCGCGGCGAACGGGTCGCGCTGCTCGGCCCGAACGGCGCCGGCAAGACGACCCTCGTCCTGCACCTCAACGGCATCCTGACCGGCGGCACGGGCACGGTGAAGGTCGCCGGGCTCCCCGTCGGCAAGCAGCACATGGCGGAGGTCCGGCGCCGGGTCGGGATCGTGTTCCAGGACCCGGACGACCAGCTGTTCATGCCGACGGTCCGTGAGGACGTGGCGTTCGGGCCGGCGGCGGCCGGGCTGAAGGGGGCGGAGCTTCAGGAGCGGGTCGACCGCGCGCTGGAGCGGGTCGGCATGGCGGAGTTCAAGGACCGCCCGCCGCACCACCTCTCCTTCGGCCAGCGCCGCAGGGTCGCGGTGGCGACCGTGCTCGCGATGGAGCCGGAGATCCTCGTCCTGGACGAGCCGTCCTCCAACCTCGACCCCGCCTCCCGCCGCGAACTGGCCGACATCCTGCGCTCGTTGGACGTCACGGTCCTGATGGTCACGCACGACCTGCCGTACGCCCTGGAGCTGTGCCCGCGCTCCCTCGTCCTCAGCGAGGGCGTGATCGCGGCGGACGGCAAGACCGGCGAACTCCTCGCGGACGACGAGCTGATGCGCGCCCATCGACTGGAGCTGCCGTTCGGCTTCGATCCGCGCTCCGTGACAATGGGCGCGTGA
- the cbiQ gene encoding cobalt ECF transporter T component CbiQ — protein sequence MGAGHAHRLYRHGHSPVHTLPPHTKLAATFAFVVVVVSTPRAAMWAFGLYAVLLACVAYAARVPAGFLLKRLLIEVPFVAFAVLMPFVAEGERVEVLGLSLSVSGLWGAWNVLAKGTLGVAASVLLASTTELRELLLGLQRLKLPPLLVQIASFMIRYGDVIADEMRRMRIARESRGFEAKGVRHWGVLAKSAGALFIRSYERGERVHLAMVSRGYAGSMPVIDEVTASRAQWSYAFALPCTALVVCLLGWVL from the coding sequence GTGGGCGCCGGGCACGCGCACAGGCTCTACCGGCACGGGCACTCGCCCGTGCACACCCTGCCGCCGCACACCAAACTCGCCGCCACGTTCGCGTTCGTGGTGGTCGTGGTGTCGACACCGCGCGCGGCGATGTGGGCGTTCGGCCTGTACGCCGTACTGCTCGCGTGCGTCGCGTACGCGGCCCGCGTGCCCGCCGGATTTCTGCTCAAGCGGCTGCTGATCGAGGTGCCGTTCGTCGCGTTCGCCGTGCTGATGCCGTTCGTGGCGGAGGGCGAGCGCGTCGAGGTGCTGGGGCTGTCGCTGAGCGTCAGCGGGCTGTGGGGCGCCTGGAACGTGCTCGCCAAGGGCACGTTGGGCGTCGCCGCCTCCGTCCTGCTCGCCTCCACCACCGAGCTGCGCGAACTGCTGCTCGGCCTCCAGCGGCTCAAGCTGCCGCCGCTGCTCGTGCAGATCGCGTCCTTCATGATCCGCTACGGCGATGTCATCGCCGACGAGATGCGGCGGATGCGCATCGCGCGGGAGTCACGCGGCTTCGAGGCGAAGGGCGTCCGCCACTGGGGCGTGCTCGCGAAGTCGGCGGGCGCGCTGTTCATCCGCTCCTACGAGCGCGGCGAGCGCGTCCACCTCGCCATGGTCAGCCGCGGGTACGCCGGTTCGATGCCGGTGATCGACGAGGTGACCGCGTCCCGGGCGCAGTGGTCGTACGCCTTCGCGCTCCCGTGCACGGCCCTGGTCGTCTGTCTGCTGGGATGGGTGTTGTGA
- a CDS encoding energy-coupling factor ABC transporter permease, which translates to MHVPDGFIDAPTSVATGVVAAAAVAVSLRGARRELDERTAPLAGLVAAFIFAVQMLNFPVAAGTSGHLLGGALAAILVGPYTGVLCVSVVLLMQGILFADGGLTALGVNITNMAIVTTIVAYAAFRGLVKILPRGRRSITVAAFVAALLSVPASALAFTLMYAVGGTTDVSIGKVATAMVGVHILIGVGEATITALTVGAVIAVRPDLVYGARDLRQRLKLRVGGELVDAPAAEPAAVPVAARSSRKVWAVGLVTSLVLAGFVSFYASADPDGLEKVAADHGIDKKAEEHDTADSPLADYGVKDITDARLSGGLAGTIGVGVTAVAGSAVFWAVRRRRTSDPVDVSPSSTSV; encoded by the coding sequence GTGCACGTACCTGACGGATTCATAGACGCCCCCACGTCGGTCGCGACCGGCGTGGTCGCCGCTGCCGCCGTCGCCGTGAGCCTGCGCGGCGCGCGCCGTGAGCTCGACGAGCGGACGGCGCCGCTGGCCGGACTGGTGGCGGCGTTCATCTTCGCCGTGCAGATGCTGAACTTCCCCGTCGCGGCGGGGACCAGCGGCCATCTGCTCGGCGGGGCGCTCGCGGCGATACTCGTCGGCCCCTACACAGGGGTGCTGTGCGTCTCGGTCGTCCTGCTGATGCAGGGCATCCTGTTCGCGGACGGCGGCCTGACCGCCCTCGGCGTGAACATCACCAACATGGCGATCGTCACGACGATCGTCGCCTACGCCGCCTTCCGCGGCCTGGTGAAGATCCTGCCCCGCGGCCGCAGGTCGATCACCGTGGCCGCCTTCGTCGCCGCCCTGCTGTCCGTGCCGGCCTCCGCGCTGGCCTTCACGCTGATGTACGCGGTCGGCGGCACCACCGACGTCTCGATCGGCAAGGTCGCCACCGCCATGGTGGGCGTGCACATCCTGATCGGCGTCGGCGAGGCCACGATCACCGCGCTGACCGTCGGCGCCGTCATCGCCGTACGCCCGGACCTCGTGTACGGCGCCCGTGATCTGCGGCAGCGGCTGAAGCTGCGGGTGGGCGGCGAGCTGGTCGACGCGCCCGCCGCCGAGCCGGCCGCCGTCCCGGTCGCCGCCCGCTCCTCCCGCAAGGTGTGGGCCGTGGGCCTCGTCACCTCCCTCGTCCTCGCCGGGTTCGTCAGCTTCTACGCCTCGGCCGACCCGGACGGCCTGGAGAAGGTCGCCGCCGACCACGGCATCGACAAGAAGGCCGAGGAGCACGACACGGCCGACTCCCCGCTCGCCGACTACGGCGTCAAGGACATCACCGACGCCCGGCTCTCCGGCGGCCTCGCGGGCACGATCGGCGTCGGCGTCACGGCGGTCGCGGGCAGCGCGGTGTTCTGGGCGGTGCGCAGGCGCCGTACGTCCGACCCGGTCGACGTCTCCCCCTCCAGCACGAGCGTCTGA
- a CDS encoding SsgA family sporulation/cell division regulator, translated as MSVVEQYARAHIVTDADLLAEEQDAVPVILRYDPETDPRAVRVRLPGREAHEWTFSRSLLEQGLRAPAGSGEIRVWPCGRVQAVVEFHSAQGVSLVQFDSKALMRFLRRTYLAAAAPVGR; from the coding sequence ATGTCTGTAGTCGAACAGTACGCGCGAGCCCATATCGTCACGGACGCGGACCTCCTGGCGGAGGAGCAGGACGCGGTGCCGGTGATCCTGCGGTACGACCCCGAGACGGATCCGCGCGCGGTGCGGGTCCGGTTGCCCGGGCGCGAGGCGCACGAGTGGACCTTCTCCCGCTCCCTGCTGGAGCAGGGGCTGCGGGCCCCCGCGGGGAGCGGGGAGATACGGGTGTGGCCGTGCGGCCGGGTGCAGGCCGTGGTGGAGTTCCACTCCGCGCAGGGGGTTTCGCTGGTGCAGTTCGACTCGAAGGCCCTGATGAGGTTTCTGCGGCGGACGTATCTGGCCGCCGCCGCACCCGTCGGCCGCTGA
- a CDS encoding penicillin-binding transpeptidase domain-containing protein, with protein sequence MGNRRRVAERRKTNPAVLGGMIAVVLGGAGLGVYALLGSGAAAENGGGSSSTSDQKAKAVKTGPLSATEVTTAARDFLTAWQQGKVTEAAAATDDTAAARALLTGYAKDAHIKDVTLTAGTRTGAKVPFSVKATVSYKGTTKPLAYDSSLTVVRRAEDGKPLVGWHSAVVHPDLKDGDTLVTGESGTPPVKALDRDGGELTEKEYPSLGSVLDSLREKYGEKAGGKAGVELQVVRGKESKKAELSDKTLLELSKGTPGTVKTTLSPAMQAAAEKQVAAKSKASVAVLRPSTGEILAVANSSHGFNTAFQGSLAPGSTMKVITSSLLIEKDLASADEPHPCPKYFTYGHWKFQNDDKFEIKNGTFKASFARSCNTAFISQAPELDNDSLTKQAQQVFGLSLNNWSVGVSTFDGSVPVQSQAQMAASLIGQGGVRMNPLNMASVSATVKAGTFKQPYLVSPEVDGRQLATASRTMSASTLSQLRDLMSYTAAYGTAAEAMSGVTGDVGAKTGSAEVDNQKKPNGWFTAYRGDLAAAGVVQAAGHGGETAGPIVAALLKTGG encoded by the coding sequence GTGGGCAACAGAAGGCGCGTCGCCGAGCGACGGAAGACCAACCCCGCCGTACTCGGCGGGATGATCGCCGTGGTCCTCGGCGGCGCCGGGCTCGGCGTCTACGCCCTGCTCGGCAGCGGCGCGGCGGCCGAGAACGGCGGCGGGTCGTCGTCGACCAGCGACCAGAAGGCCAAGGCGGTCAAGACCGGCCCGCTGTCGGCGACCGAGGTCACCACCGCGGCCCGGGACTTCCTCACCGCCTGGCAGCAGGGCAAGGTGACCGAGGCGGCCGCCGCCACGGACGACACGGCGGCCGCGCGGGCCCTGCTGACGGGCTACGCCAAGGACGCCCACATCAAGGACGTGACCCTGACCGCCGGCACCCGCACCGGCGCGAAGGTCCCCTTCTCCGTGAAGGCGACGGTGTCGTACAAGGGCACCACCAAGCCGCTGGCGTACGACAGCTCCCTCACCGTCGTGCGGCGCGCCGAGGACGGAAAGCCGCTGGTCGGGTGGCACTCCGCGGTCGTCCACCCCGATCTGAAGGACGGCGACACCCTGGTCACCGGGGAGTCCGGCACCCCGCCGGTCAAGGCCCTCGACCGGGACGGCGGCGAGCTGACGGAGAAGGAGTACCCGTCGCTGGGCTCGGTCCTGGACAGCCTGCGCGAGAAGTACGGCGAGAAGGCCGGCGGCAAGGCGGGCGTCGAGCTCCAGGTCGTTCGGGGCAAGGAGTCCAAGAAGGCCGAGCTGTCCGACAAGACCCTGCTGGAGCTGAGCAAGGGCACGCCGGGCACCGTGAAGACGACGCTGAGTCCGGCGATGCAGGCCGCCGCGGAGAAGCAGGTGGCGGCGAAGTCGAAGGCGTCGGTCGCCGTGCTGCGCCCCTCGACCGGCGAGATCCTGGCGGTCGCCAACTCCTCGCACGGCTTCAACACCGCGTTCCAGGGCTCCCTCGCGCCGGGCTCCACGATGAAGGTCATCACCTCCTCGCTGCTGATCGAGAAGGACCTGGCGTCGGCGGACGAGCCGCACCCCTGCCCGAAGTACTTCACGTACGGGCACTGGAAGTTCCAGAACGACGACAAGTTCGAGATCAAGAACGGCACCTTCAAGGCGAGCTTCGCCCGCTCCTGCAACACCGCCTTCATCAGCCAGGCGCCCGAGCTGGACAACGACAGCCTCACCAAGCAGGCCCAGCAGGTCTTCGGCCTCTCCCTGAACAACTGGTCCGTCGGCGTCTCCACCTTCGACGGCTCCGTCCCGGTCCAGTCGCAGGCCCAGATGGCGGCCTCGCTCATCGGACAGGGCGGCGTGCGCATGAACCCGCTGAACATGGCGTCGGTCTCGGCGACCGTGAAGGCGGGCACCTTCAAGCAGCCCTACCTGGTCTCCCCCGAGGTCGACGGCCGTCAGCTGGCGACCGCGTCCCGCACGATGTCCGCGTCCACGCTGTCCCAGCTGCGCGACCTGATGTCCTACACCGCGGCCTACGGCACGGCGGCCGAGGCGATGTCCGGGGTCACCGGCGACGTCGGCGCCAAGACCGGCTCGGCGGAGGTCGACAACCAGAAGAAGCCCAACGGCTGGTTCACCGCGTACCGGGGCGACCTGGCCGCGGCGGGCGTGGTCCAGGCGGCCGGCCACGGCGGGGAGACCGCGGGCCCGATCGTGGCGGCGCTGCTGAAGACGGGCGGCTGA
- a CDS encoding penicillin-binding transpeptidase domain-containing protein, with protein sequence MSKGVKAAVIGGVFAVMVGGAGYGAYNIMSALNGGGATGAAGPAPARTGPPSAEEVEETTTKFFTAWEKGEAAQASTYTNNDAAAQAVLSSYSEDAHITGVKITPGRAGGATVPYTVSAKVSYGGKSKALSYKSELTVVRGKTTGRALVDWQPSVIHPRLKRDDTLVTGEAATPPIEAVDRNGTVLTKEKYPSLGPILDTLRGRYGDKAGGEPGVELSIRHADESPDTSLLTLAEGEPGRLETTLSASVQAAAEQAVKKYAESSVVALKPSTGEVLAVANHRDDAFNAAFEGRVAPGSTMKIITAAMLIDNGVTTMNGPAPCPPTATWQSQTFKNLTGLRPDETANATLANGFLRSCNTAFIKLVDEDPLSDSSLTAEAQERFGLGRGDWKTGIVSFDGSVPASPGPDRAANAIGQGKVEMNPLNMASVTATAITGEFHQPYLVSPDLDDRQLATAKGLPSSTAAQLKQMMRLTATSAQGTAVRVMSRLGGDIGAKTGSAEVDGQATSDSWFTGFRNDVAAAAMTQKGGHGGDAAGPIVAAVLRASG encoded by the coding sequence GGGGTAAAGGCCGCTGTCATAGGCGGCGTCTTCGCGGTCATGGTGGGCGGTGCCGGATACGGCGCCTACAACATCATGTCCGCGCTGAACGGCGGAGGGGCGACGGGTGCCGCGGGACCGGCGCCGGCCCGGACCGGTCCGCCGAGCGCCGAGGAGGTCGAGGAGACCACGACCAAGTTCTTCACGGCCTGGGAGAAGGGCGAGGCCGCACAGGCCTCGACGTACACGAACAACGACGCGGCCGCCCAGGCCGTGCTGTCCTCCTACAGCGAGGACGCCCACATCACCGGCGTGAAGATCACGCCCGGCAGGGCCGGCGGCGCCACCGTGCCCTACACCGTCAGCGCCAAGGTGTCCTACGGCGGCAAGTCCAAGGCGCTGTCCTACAAGAGCGAACTCACCGTCGTACGCGGGAAGACCACCGGGCGGGCCCTCGTCGACTGGCAGCCGAGCGTGATCCACCCACGGCTCAAGCGGGACGACACCCTCGTCACCGGCGAGGCGGCGACCCCGCCCATCGAGGCCGTCGACCGCAACGGCACCGTGCTGACGAAGGAGAAGTACCCCTCGCTCGGCCCGATCCTGGACACGCTGCGCGGCAGGTACGGCGACAAGGCCGGCGGCGAGCCCGGCGTCGAGTTGTCGATCCGGCACGCCGACGAGTCACCGGACACCTCGCTGCTGACCCTGGCCGAGGGCGAGCCGGGCAGGCTGGAGACGACGCTCAGCGCGAGCGTGCAGGCGGCGGCCGAGCAGGCCGTGAAGAAGTACGCGGAGTCCTCCGTGGTGGCCCTCAAGCCGAGCACCGGCGAGGTGCTGGCGGTGGCCAACCATCGCGACGACGCCTTCAACGCGGCCTTCGAGGGACGCGTCGCCCCCGGCTCCACGATGAAGATCATCACCGCGGCGATGCTCATCGACAACGGCGTGACCACGATGAACGGCCCGGCGCCCTGTCCGCCCACCGCCACCTGGCAGAGCCAGACCTTCAAGAACCTCACGGGCCTTCGGCCCGACGAGACCGCGAACGCCACGCTGGCCAACGGCTTCCTGCGCTCCTGCAACACCGCCTTCATCAAGCTCGTCGACGAGGACCCGCTCTCGGACTCCTCGCTGACGGCGGAGGCCCAGGAGCGGTTCGGGCTCGGCCGCGGTGACTGGAAGACCGGCATCGTCTCCTTCGACGGCAGCGTCCCGGCCTCACCCGGCCCGGACCGCGCGGCCAACGCCATCGGCCAGGGCAAGGTCGAGATGAACCCGCTGAACATGGCGTCGGTCACCGCCACCGCGATCACCGGCGAGTTCCACCAGCCGTATCTCGTCTCGCCCGACCTCGACGACCGTCAACTGGCCACCGCCAAGGGGCTGCCGTCGAGCACCGCCGCCCAGCTCAAGCAGATGATGCGGCTGACCGCGACCTCGGCCCAGGGCACCGCCGTGCGGGTCATGTCGCGGCTCGGCGGCGACATCGGCGCCAAGACCGGTTCCGCCGAGGTCGACGGGCAGGCCACCTCCGACAGCTGGTTCACCGGCTTCCGCAACGATGTCGCGGCCGCGGCCATGACACAGAAGGGCGGCCACGGCGGGGACGCGGCGGGGCCGATTGTCGCAGCCGTGCTACGAGCGTCCGGCTGA